In Necator americanus strain Aroian chromosome IV, whole genome shotgun sequence, the following proteins share a genomic window:
- a CDS encoding hypothetical protein (NECATOR_CHRIV.G15094.T1) produces the protein MVVLTTDNHPGGENTIPGLDRIVEGCRLMVKMTTQNEYRDAEVLLVRSDPSRFYVHYIDCNRRLDEWVGPENLNLDSLRMPQKGKKGGVMQSVESTSASGSPEREMSKKSAAMRKRKAATMDEDSQDGIGQNGAPSTRGSMSLVGHSEDALTRIRNIEMIELGRHRIQPWYFAPYPQQLVHLPCIYICEFCLKYVKSQTCLKTHMKKCYLKHPPGNEIYRNEPLSFFEIDGRKNKAYAQNLCLLAKLFLDHKTLYYDTDPFLFYVLAFLDDRGFHIVGFFSKEKESAEEYNVACILVLPPYQKMGYGRLLIEFSYELSKVEGKTGSPEKPLSDLGLLSYRSFWSATIIEKLMRFKEEEITAGEERAISVMDLSQMTSIRKEDVISTLQHLNLYKYYRGQYVIVITDELKNAYKRMCDKITVRIDPSKLRWQPKDWSRRKL, from the exons ATGGTCGTGTTGACGACTGACAATCATCCGGGTGGCGAGAACACTATCCCAGGCTTGGACCGAATTGTGGAGGGATGTCGACTAATGGTCAAGATGACGACACAAAATGAATACA GAGATGCGGAGGTACTGTTGGTTCGAAGCGATCCATCGCGTTTTTACGTCCACTACATTGATTGCAATAGAAG ACTAGACGAGTGGGTCGGTCCAGAAAATCTCAACCTGGATTCTTTACGAATGCcacagaaaggaaagaaaggaggaGTTATGCAATCTGTGGAGAG CACTTCGGCTTCCGGGTCAccagagagagagatgagcaaGAAGAGTGCGGCTATGAGGAAGAGAAAGGCCGCCACGATGGACGAGGATAGCCAAGATGGAATTGGTCAGAATGGAG CTCCAAGCACACGAGGATCCATGTCACTGGTTGGCCACAGCGAAGATGCCCTGACGCGGATTCGTAATATTGAAATGATCGAGCTAGGAAG GCATCGAATACAACCGTGGTACTTTGCACCATATCCGCAACAACTTGTGCATTTACCATGTATTTACATATGCGaattctgtttgaaatatgtcaaGAGTCAAACATGTCTAAAAACACATATG aagaaatgcTATTTAAAACATCCACCTGGTAATGAGATATATCGCAATGAGCCGTTGTCATTTTTCGAAATCGATGGACGAAAGAATAAG GCCTACGCACAAAATCTATGTTTGTTGGCGAAGCTATTCCTAGACCACAAGACGCTTTATTACGACACTgatcctttccttttttacgtCTTGGCATTTCTAGATGATCGAGGATTCCACATCGTTGGCTTCTTCTCGAAA GAAAAAGAATCTGCAGAGGAGTACAATGTGGCCTGTATATTAGTATTGCCTCCATATCAGAAAATGGGTTATGGTCGATTGTTGATAGAGTTCAG TTACGAGCTCTCCAAGGTCGAAGGTAAGACGGGATCTCCTGAGAAACCTCTCTCTGATCTTGGTTTG CTTTCTTATCGAAGCTTTTGGTCAGCAACGATAATTGAGAAGTTGATGCGTTTCAAGGAGGAAGAAATTACCGCTGGGGAAGAGCGTGCGATTTCTGTGATGGATCTGTCACAAATGACGTCTATTCGTAAAGAAGATGTCATATCTACTTTACAG CACCTCAACCTCTACAAATACTACCGCGGTCAGTATGTGATCGTAATCACTGATGAATTGAAGAATGCATACAAAAGAATGTGTGATAAAATCACCGTGCGGATCGATCCGAGCAAGCTACGGTGGCAGCCCAAGGATTGGAGCAGACGGAAACTATAG
- a CDS encoding hypothetical protein (NECATOR_CHRIV.G15094.T2): MVVLTTDNHPGGENTIPGLDRIVEGCRLMVKMTTQNEYRDAEVLLVRSDPSRFYVHYIDCNRRLDEWVGPENLNLDSLRMPQKGKKGGVMQSVESTSASGSPEREMSKKSAAMRKRKAATMDEDSQDGIGQNGAPSTRGSMSLVGHSEDALTRIRNIEMIELGRHRIQPWYFAPYPQQLVHLPCIYICEFCLKYVKSQTCLKTHMKKCYLKHPPGNEIYRNEPLSFFEIDGRKNKAYAQNLCLLAKLFLDHKTLYYDTDPFLFYVLAFLDDRGFHIVGFFSKEKESAEEYNVACILVLPPYQKMGYGRLLIEFSYELSKVEGKTGSPEKPLSDLGLLSYRSFWSATIIEKLMRFKEEEITAGEERAISVMDLSQMTSIRKEDVISTLQHLNLYKYYRGQYVIVITDELKNAYKRMCDKITVRIDPSKLRAKKSPCATFDKPRHALKPNDGLLSRLRLSLRLFPNLIATTAAVI, encoded by the exons ATGGTCGTGTTGACGACTGACAATCATCCGGGTGGCGAGAACACTATCCCAGGCTTGGACCGAATTGTGGAGGGATGTCGACTAATGGTCAAGATGACGACACAAAATGAATACA GAGATGCGGAGGTACTGTTGGTTCGAAGCGATCCATCGCGTTTTTACGTCCACTACATTGATTGCAATAGAAG ACTAGACGAGTGGGTCGGTCCAGAAAATCTCAACCTGGATTCTTTACGAATGCcacagaaaggaaagaaaggaggaGTTATGCAATCTGTGGAGAG CACTTCGGCTTCCGGGTCAccagagagagagatgagcaaGAAGAGTGCGGCTATGAGGAAGAGAAAGGCCGCCACGATGGACGAGGATAGCCAAGATGGAATTGGTCAGAATGGAG CTCCAAGCACACGAGGATCCATGTCACTGGTTGGCCACAGCGAAGATGCCCTGACGCGGATTCGTAATATTGAAATGATCGAGCTAGGAAG GCATCGAATACAACCGTGGTACTTTGCACCATATCCGCAACAACTTGTGCATTTACCATGTATTTACATATGCGaattctgtttgaaatatgtcaaGAGTCAAACATGTCTAAAAACACATATG aagaaatgcTATTTAAAACATCCACCTGGTAATGAGATATATCGCAATGAGCCGTTGTCATTTTTCGAAATCGATGGACGAAAGAATAAG GCCTACGCACAAAATCTATGTTTGTTGGCGAAGCTATTCCTAGACCACAAGACGCTTTATTACGACACTgatcctttccttttttacgtCTTGGCATTTCTAGATGATCGAGGATTCCACATCGTTGGCTTCTTCTCGAAA GAAAAAGAATCTGCAGAGGAGTACAATGTGGCCTGTATATTAGTATTGCCTCCATATCAGAAAATGGGTTATGGTCGATTGTTGATAGAGTTCAG TTACGAGCTCTCCAAGGTCGAAGGTAAGACGGGATCTCCTGAGAAACCTCTCTCTGATCTTGGTTTG CTTTCTTATCGAAGCTTTTGGTCAGCAACGATAATTGAGAAGTTGATGCGTTTCAAGGAGGAAGAAATTACCGCTGGGGAAGAGCGTGCGATTTCTGTGATGGATCTGTCACAAATGACGTCTATTCGTAAAGAAGATGTCATATCTACTTTACAG CACCTCAACCTCTACAAATACTACCGCGGTCAGTATGTGATCGTAATCACTGATGAATTGAAGAATGCATACAAAAGAATGTGTGATAAAATCACCGTGCGGATCGATCCGAGCAAGCTACG TGCGAAGAAGtctccatgtgcgactttcgataaacctcggcat GCACTGAAACCAAACGATGGTCTCCTAAGCAGGCTGAGGTTGTCATTACGACTGTTTCCA AATCTCATTGCCACCACTGCAGCTGTTATCTAA